In Chitinophaga varians, the following are encoded in one genomic region:
- a CDS encoding ABC transporter ATP-binding protein: MQLPSTTINNGDRVTVRPKRMLRMLRLLQPHRALFSAGMLFLVTTSLAGLAFPELLGRLINAAKQPQAASAINEAGLLLIAILTIQAISSFFRTLIFVRVAEKTLATLRQTVYNHLVKLPMQFFLTRRVGELNSRISADISLLQETFTNTIAEFIRQLVIIIGGIAFLMLTSIHLTIFMLAIMPVMVLVAVVFGRFIRQFSRKVQDQVAASGTIVEETLQGIFSVKAFASEFTEMKRYRERTNEAANIGIQNGKYRAALSSFIIAGIFGALVAVIWRGALIGLDTGQLFSFVLYSVFIGSSIGGLAEVYASLQKSLGATENLFDILDEPAEPLTPVTRVAPEHTLHGYISFRHVSFRYPGREDTPVLKNLSFQAQANQTVALIGPSGAGKSTIVSLLLRIYDPTGGHILFDQKDSSSFPLSALRSQIATVPQDVFLFGGTIAENIAYGKQDATEAEIIAAAQQANAWEFIQQMPLGLQTLVGERGIQLSGGQRQRIAIARAVLKAPRILILDEATSALDAESEKLVQDALNKLMEGRTAIVIAHRLATIRQADKIIVIDKGAIVEEGTHHELISNEEGLYKTLCEMQFIQ; the protein is encoded by the coding sequence ATGCAACTCCCCTCAACAACCATCAACAATGGTGACCGTGTTACTGTCAGGCCTAAACGAATGCTGCGCATGTTACGGTTATTGCAACCTCACCGCGCTCTGTTTTCAGCGGGTATGCTTTTCCTGGTCACCACCAGCCTGGCAGGCCTGGCCTTTCCTGAATTACTGGGACGACTGATCAACGCCGCCAAACAACCGCAGGCTGCTTCTGCTATAAATGAAGCCGGGTTATTATTGATAGCTATCCTAACCATTCAGGCCATCAGTTCATTTTTCAGAACACTGATATTTGTAAGAGTGGCCGAAAAAACCCTGGCCACATTGCGGCAGACAGTCTACAACCACCTGGTAAAATTACCCATGCAGTTTTTCCTCACCCGCCGGGTAGGAGAACTGAACAGCAGAATATCCGCAGACATTTCCCTGCTGCAGGAAACGTTCACCAATACCATCGCTGAGTTTATACGGCAGCTGGTCATCATCATTGGCGGCATCGCTTTCCTGATGCTGACCTCTATCCACCTGACCATTTTTATGCTGGCCATTATGCCGGTCATGGTGCTGGTCGCCGTTGTCTTCGGCCGTTTCATCCGGCAGTTTTCACGGAAAGTACAGGACCAGGTGGCCGCTTCCGGCACCATCGTGGAAGAAACATTGCAGGGTATTTTCAGCGTAAAAGCATTCGCGAGTGAATTCACGGAAATGAAACGCTACCGGGAAAGGACCAACGAAGCCGCCAACATCGGCATCCAGAACGGCAAATACAGGGCAGCCCTCTCCTCTTTTATCATAGCAGGCATCTTTGGCGCACTGGTGGCCGTTATCTGGCGCGGAGCACTCATCGGGCTGGACACCGGCCAGCTGTTCTCCTTTGTATTATACTCTGTTTTTATTGGCAGCTCCATCGGCGGACTGGCAGAAGTATATGCCTCCCTGCAGAAAAGCCTCGGCGCCACGGAAAACCTCTTCGACATCCTCGATGAACCGGCAGAACCGCTGACGCCGGTCACCCGCGTGGCACCCGAGCATACCCTGCACGGCTATATCAGTTTCCGTCATGTGTCTTTCCGTTATCCCGGCCGTGAAGACACGCCGGTACTGAAGAACCTCTCCTTTCAGGCCCAGGCTAATCAGACGGTGGCATTAATAGGTCCCAGCGGCGCCGGCAAAAGCACCATCGTGTCCTTACTGTTACGCATCTACGATCCTACGGGAGGGCATATACTATTTGACCAGAAAGACAGCAGCAGCTTCCCTTTATCTGCGCTCCGGTCGCAGATAGCCACCGTGCCGCAGGACGTATTCCTCTTTGGCGGCACCATCGCGGAAAATATCGCCTACGGCAAACAAGACGCCACCGAAGCCGAGATCATCGCCGCTGCGCAACAGGCCAACGCCTGGGAATTCATTCAACAGATGCCGCTGGGATTACAAACACTCGTGGGTGAACGCGGCATACAGCTCTCCGGCGGACAACGCCAGCGTATCGCCATCGCCCGCGCCGTACTGAAAGCACCCCGCATCCTTATTCTCGACGAAGCCACTTCCGCACTGGACGCAGAATCGGAAAAACTGGTACAGGACGCGCTGAACAAACTCATGGAAGGACGCACCGCTATCGTCATCGCACACCGCCTCGCCACCATCCGGCAGGCCGACAAGATCATCGTCATTGATAAAGGCGCCATCGTGGAAGAAGGCACCCATCATGAACTGATCAGCAATGAAGAAGGATTATATAAAACGCTTTGTGAAATGCAGTTCATTCAGTAG
- a CDS encoding UpxY family transcription antiterminator yields the protein MSISVNGWYVVYTKPRHEKKVAAFLSTLNIVNFLPTARILRAWKDRKKYIDAPLFPSYLFIYLEDLETYYKVLSLEAVLYYVKTGKEVVKVKEDVIHSIRLITQQPDNIDIEVSDDYFQPGKQLMIKDGMLSGLVCEVVEVKGEQKFLVRVNLLQKNILVAVSAEYLDSIAV from the coding sequence ATGAGCATTTCCGTTAATGGCTGGTATGTGGTGTATACCAAGCCTCGTCACGAAAAAAAGGTTGCCGCTTTTTTGTCAACTTTGAATATTGTCAACTTTTTACCTACAGCCAGAATTTTACGCGCGTGGAAAGACCGAAAAAAATACATCGACGCTCCTTTATTTCCTTCTTACCTCTTTATTTATCTGGAGGACCTGGAAACCTATTATAAGGTGCTAAGCCTGGAGGCGGTGTTATACTATGTAAAGACAGGAAAAGAAGTGGTGAAAGTGAAAGAAGATGTCATACATAGTATCCGACTGATTACCCAACAGCCGGACAACATCGATATTGAGGTGTCGGATGATTATTTTCAGCCCGGAAAACAACTCATGATCAAAGATGGAATGTTATCCGGTCTCGTTTGTGAAGTAGTGGAAGTAAAGGGAGAACAGAAGTTCCTGGTTAGGGTTAACCTGCTGCAGAAGAATATTCTGGTTGCCGTATCTGCTGAATACCTCGATTCAATTGCTGTGTAA
- a CDS encoding thioesterase II family protein, producing MEKINLFCLPFAGGSKYSYRLYEEHLPSFLNLIPLEYPGRGTRMSEPLKEDIRQLVHDLYLQVENKLDRAPYAIYGHSMGGLLCYLLARKIREEGRMPPLHLFITGTSGPAALSRTEKKRHLLDKKSFIEEIRNLNGSPDEILQNDELLDFIEPILRADFKVSENYAHTRQEPLDVPVTVITGTREDMKPEDIRLWQQEARNPVDFRRMPGHHFFIFKYPYEIVSIIAKKLLVHHKSYQL from the coding sequence ATGGAGAAAATCAATCTTTTCTGTCTGCCCTTTGCCGGAGGTAGTAAATATTCCTACCGGCTGTATGAAGAACACCTGCCATCTTTCCTGAACCTTATTCCGCTGGAATATCCCGGCAGAGGTACGCGGATGAGTGAGCCCCTGAAAGAAGATATACGGCAGTTGGTGCATGATCTCTACCTGCAGGTGGAGAACAAACTCGACAGAGCACCGTACGCGATTTACGGACACAGTATGGGCGGATTACTTTGTTACCTGCTGGCCCGCAAAATCAGGGAAGAAGGACGCATGCCGCCACTGCACCTTTTTATCACCGGTACTTCAGGTCCCGCCGCACTGTCCAGAACAGAGAAAAAAAGACACCTGCTGGATAAAAAATCATTCATCGAAGAAATCCGTAACCTTAACGGAAGCCCGGATGAAATATTGCAAAATGACGAACTGCTGGATTTTATAGAACCTATTTTGAGAGCCGATTTTAAAGTGTCGGAAAACTATGCCCACACCAGACAGGAACCGCTGGACGTGCCCGTTACCGTTATCACCGGCACCAGAGAGGACATGAAGCCCGAAGATATCCGCCTGTGGCAACAGGAAGCCAGGAACCCCGTAGACTTCCGCCGTATGCCCGGCCATCACTTCTTTATCTTCAAATACCCCTACGAGATCGTCAGCATCATCGCCAAAAAATTACTTGTACATCACAAATCATATCAATTATGA
- a CDS encoding MBL fold metallo-hydrolase: MSDKKVYLKPNVVLEPLYDRWYAWSHLISPATAAMNTIARHLTIMDSYLDDPAIHAEAVLNPKMKGGPFMDFNGERVAEVKALKEDILKRQHRTIEFAKASKELDKILAAEAKGFGLEPLYEKVPDILKGYVELYYDRNNNADYRLFESLLYKSEFYNKEAQSIALWITNNDHRPFCLSTPRLDEPDVLHLNIPFDHPGIDAISRMKRNARSLSEIKAIFGITPEQEALFDTFFTETPPPPYKRYTGDKIRMRYFGHACILVETKDVSILVDPLISYYGYESSIDHFSDADLPDVIDYVLITHNHQDHILFETLLPLRHKIKNLIVPRTSSGKLEDPDLKLMFNNIGFKNVVAVDPMETIEFVDTVITGLPFTGEHCDMNILTKSCFLVQISGFKLLFLADSRIVESALYRHIHNQIGDVDVLFLGMECDGAPLTWLYGPLLTKKITRDQDSSRRLAGSDCPKGMALVNIFKPKEAYVYAMGMEPWLEFISSIVYTDESNPIIQSNKLVKECEAKGIIAERLYGEKELLYNRKEALVAEEQ, from the coding sequence ATGAGCGACAAAAAAGTATATCTGAAGCCTAACGTAGTACTCGAACCATTGTATGACAGGTGGTATGCCTGGAGCCATCTTATCTCTCCGGCAACAGCCGCCATGAACACCATTGCCCGCCACCTCACCATCATGGATTCTTATCTCGATGACCCCGCTATCCACGCGGAAGCGGTACTGAATCCGAAAATGAAAGGCGGCCCGTTCATGGACTTCAACGGTGAAAGAGTTGCGGAAGTGAAGGCCCTGAAAGAGGATATCCTGAAACGCCAACACCGTACCATCGAATTTGCAAAGGCCAGCAAGGAACTGGACAAAATACTGGCTGCGGAAGCGAAAGGGTTCGGACTGGAACCACTATACGAAAAAGTCCCCGACATCCTCAAAGGATATGTTGAACTGTACTATGATCGCAACAACAACGCAGACTACCGCCTGTTTGAGTCCCTGTTGTATAAAAGCGAATTCTATAACAAAGAAGCCCAGAGCATCGCGCTGTGGATCACCAATAACGACCACCGGCCGTTCTGTCTCAGTACGCCGCGCCTCGATGAACCGGATGTGCTGCACCTCAATATTCCCTTCGATCATCCCGGCATCGATGCTATCAGCCGTATGAAAAGAAATGCACGCTCGCTGTCTGAAATCAAAGCCATCTTTGGTATCACACCCGAACAGGAAGCGCTCTTTGATACCTTCTTCACGGAAACACCACCGCCACCGTATAAACGTTATACCGGCGATAAAATCCGTATGCGCTACTTCGGTCACGCCTGTATCCTCGTGGAAACAAAAGACGTGAGCATCCTGGTAGACCCGCTGATCAGCTACTACGGATATGAAAGCAGCATCGACCACTTCTCAGACGCAGACCTGCCGGATGTGATCGACTATGTCCTGATCACCCATAACCACCAGGACCACATCCTGTTTGAAACATTGCTGCCCCTGCGCCATAAAATCAAAAACCTGATCGTGCCGCGTACTTCCAGCGGTAAACTGGAAGATCCGGACCTGAAACTGATGTTCAACAATATCGGCTTCAAGAATGTGGTGGCAGTAGACCCGATGGAAACCATCGAGTTTGTGGACACCGTTATCACCGGTCTGCCTTTCACCGGCGAACACTGTGATATGAACATTCTCACCAAATCCTGCTTCCTGGTGCAGATCAGCGGCTTCAAACTGCTGTTCCTCGCCGACTCCAGGATCGTGGAATCCGCCCTCTACAGGCATATCCACAACCAGATCGGTGACGTGGACGTATTGTTCCTGGGCATGGAATGCGACGGCGCTCCGCTTACCTGGCTGTATGGCCCGCTGCTGACCAAAAAGATCACCCGCGATCAGGACAGCAGCCGCAGGCTCGCCGGTTCCGACTGCCCGAAAGGCATGGCGCTGGTGAACATCTTCAAACCCAAGGAAGCTTACGTATATGCGATGGGGATGGAGCCATGGCTGGAATTTATCAGCAGCATTGTATACACCGATGAATCTAATCCCATCATCCAGTCCAACAAACTGGTGAAGGAATGTGAGGCGAAAGGTATCATCGCTGAACGTCTATATGGAGAAAAAGAGCTCCTGTACAACAGAAAAGAAGCCCTGGTGGCGGAAGAGCAATAA
- a CDS encoding pyridoxal-phosphate dependent enzyme translates to MLQQLEKLSAFIGNTPLISLRNTDTPLWAKLEYNNFSGSSKDRAGYSIIYNGIKAGHINQDTTIIASSSGNLAIAVASICKMLDLKFIPVIDPNINSAYESLLDLLAYKVVKITERDHTGGYLLTRIDTVNKLHATIENSFIADQYGDPNNYKGYYGLTKEILACPEPIDYVFVAVSSSGAITGISSSIKAERPDIKIVGVDVEGSVIFNAPPVKRYISGIGASQVPPIIKNALIDDVVILSQTDIVKGCLELLNEQVIFAGASSGAVYLAAKNYFRQQSFDTPPNSLLIFPDKGHSYLDTIYNREWATQLAQKLESATIA, encoded by the coding sequence ATGTTACAACAGCTAGAAAAGTTGTCTGCTTTCATAGGCAATACGCCCCTCATTTCCCTCCGGAATACAGACACCCCTTTGTGGGCCAAACTGGAATACAACAATTTCTCCGGTAGCTCTAAAGACCGCGCAGGCTACAGTATTATCTACAACGGTATCAAAGCGGGCCATATCAATCAGGACACCACCATCATCGCTTCCAGCTCCGGTAATCTCGCTATCGCGGTAGCTTCCATCTGTAAGATGCTCGACCTGAAATTTATTCCCGTTATCGATCCCAATATCAACAGCGCTTATGAATCGTTGCTGGACCTGTTGGCGTATAAAGTGGTGAAGATTACCGAACGCGATCATACCGGCGGTTATCTGCTCACCCGTATCGACACCGTAAACAAACTACACGCTACTATCGAAAATTCGTTCATCGCTGACCAATACGGCGATCCTAATAACTACAAAGGCTACTACGGATTAACGAAAGAAATCCTGGCCTGTCCGGAGCCGATCGACTATGTGTTTGTGGCGGTAAGCTCCAGCGGCGCTATCACCGGCATCTCCAGCAGCATCAAGGCAGAACGGCCTGATATTAAAATCGTTGGCGTGGACGTGGAAGGCTCCGTTATCTTCAATGCACCACCGGTAAAGCGCTATATCTCCGGTATCGGCGCCAGTCAGGTACCACCCATCATCAAAAACGCATTGATCGATGATGTGGTGATCCTTTCACAAACCGATATCGTTAAAGGCTGCCTGGAGCTGCTCAACGAGCAGGTGATTTTTGCAGGTGCTTCTTCCGGCGCCGTATACCTCGCTGCCAAAAATTATTTCCGTCAACAGTCCTTCGATACGCCGCCTAATTCGCTGCTCATTTTCCCGGACAAAGGCCACTCTTACCTCGACACCATCTATAACCGGGAATGGGCCACACAGCTGGCGCAAAAATTAGAATCTGCCACCATCGCTTAA
- a CDS encoding 2,3-diaminopropionate biosynthesis protein SbnB → MLYLNADHIREIGIQWEELTNVISDATTALHQQDYSQPIKPYLRYGDPQNRIIAMPAYVGGQAPLAGIKWIASFPGNIYQNKLRAHSVTILNEHHSGIPLCVINTATISGIRTAAVSGVILKKYLASRKEDKQFTVGIIGFGPIGRMHLNMVTAILGDRLNRVLLYDINGVDLTAVDPAVKDKVAVAGSWQECYTPADIFITCTVSSAPYVDLPPVKSSLQLNVSLRDYKVEMVRHMDVVVVDDWEEVCRQNTDIENMHKVMGLEKGDTLSIADVVCKDALKDQEGVVMFNPMGMAIYDIAVGGHYYQQAISRKVGMMMPD, encoded by the coding sequence ATGCTTTATCTGAATGCGGACCATATCCGTGAAATCGGTATTCAATGGGAGGAACTGACGAATGTGATCAGTGACGCCACTACCGCCCTGCATCAGCAGGACTATTCGCAGCCGATCAAACCGTATTTACGCTACGGAGACCCGCAAAACCGGATCATCGCCATGCCTGCCTATGTAGGCGGTCAGGCGCCGCTGGCCGGCATCAAATGGATAGCCAGTTTCCCGGGCAATATCTACCAGAACAAACTAAGAGCACATTCAGTGACCATCCTCAATGAACATCATTCCGGGATACCACTGTGCGTCATCAATACGGCCACTATCAGCGGCATCCGCACGGCGGCCGTTTCCGGCGTGATACTGAAAAAGTATCTCGCCTCCAGGAAGGAAGATAAGCAGTTTACCGTAGGCATTATCGGCTTTGGACCTATCGGCAGAATGCATCTCAACATGGTCACTGCTATACTGGGCGACCGTCTCAACAGGGTTTTATTGTACGATATCAACGGAGTGGACCTGACAGCTGTGGACCCTGCCGTGAAAGATAAGGTAGCAGTGGCCGGCTCCTGGCAGGAGTGTTATACGCCGGCCGATATCTTTATTACCTGCACCGTGTCATCTGCGCCATATGTTGACCTGCCGCCGGTAAAATCATCCCTGCAGCTGAACGTGTCGCTGCGCGACTATAAAGTGGAAATGGTGCGCCATATGGACGTAGTGGTGGTAGACGACTGGGAGGAAGTCTGTCGCCAGAACACCGATATCGAAAACATGCATAAGGTCATGGGCCTTGAAAAAGGAGACACATTATCTATCGCCGATGTGGTCTGTAAAGACGCATTAAAAGACCAGGAAGGCGTAGTGATGTTCAACCCGATGGGCATGGCCATTTATGACATCGCCGTTGGCGGACACTATTATCAGCAGGCCATCAGCCGCAAAGTAGGCATGATGATGCCTGATTAA
- a CDS encoding non-ribosomal peptide synthetase, protein MPLQKVPLHPSQHDIYMDQLIHPDSPQNNNGGYAKIIGDLDKKIFREAVLSVPEVFDAYKLRFDLSTYADHAYVDWDYHQETLEEIDFTDKGLDEAMLWLRAQFNIPIMVNKDEPPYEHGLIKVSDTVHIYYFKCHHLASDGYGITSQYRYIADKYRALKYGTGETFKFASYVEECAKAAAEYNTPAYHQDGAYWKNKIPQKPVPLFQKKPQYVGVDDKRSETQTIEIPEETRRFLEVLQEKTKSSLQQLTTAAFIIYYSRIYGRSEYHFGMPLHKRRNKQLRGIAGMFTGIIPFKGIYEPGMLLSELVRQISASQREDYRYQNYLLGDLARQLRVNPAEDYLLEVIINNATITCELDFGEGMEATTYGVTSGYMPFPLELGWYDYGRLQPIQLRMDYQLQYFNAEEIRLLRERILYILMQFADKLDSSIDDIDILPAAEKALLDSFNLTDQPGDENTSLITLLAEQAERAPDAIALLYEGTKVTYRALDKRSNQLAHYLQRRGVKADKLVPVCIERSVNMLVAILGILKAGAAYVPIDPEYPEERIRYLLEDTGAYVMISSSYGRRNIPKDIAVSVILADHVPDVFTNEPVQATGHIPAPGDLAYMIYTSGSTGLPKGVMVEHKGMLNHLLAKITELNIHQYSTIAFTAPYTFDISVWQMLAALVCGGTTVIYPDHLIYNPAAFIRAVDHHHVTVLELVPSYLAAVLKENTGATLKHLEYLLVTGEAVNGHLLQQWFSHPEYSRIPVVNAYGPTEASDDICHHFMHEAPAGANVPLGKPIRNTRIHILGPSLHRLPIGVPGEVAVSGWGIARGYLNRQDLTTEKFIANPFDNGDHARLYRTGDLGRWLPDGTIEYFGRIDDQVKIRGYRIELGEIENVLLHCPLVSDAVVVKTDGDNTRLIGYVVPAATFDKDAILQYLQGRLPEYMVPSLLIPLDEIPLTANGKKDRKALPAPDGEALQAPEYVAPRNETERKIADICAGLLEIQQIGIYDKLPELGMHSLLMMRVAASLQAQFGITVTVRELFSLHTVAALAQTLEDRTTRSQPKKEKRIVL, encoded by the coding sequence ATGCCACTGCAAAAAGTACCGCTGCATCCCTCGCAGCATGATATATATATGGATCAGCTGATTCATCCCGACAGCCCGCAGAATAACAATGGCGGCTATGCGAAAATCATTGGTGACCTGGACAAGAAAATTTTCAGGGAAGCTGTCTTGTCGGTGCCGGAGGTATTTGATGCTTACAAGCTCCGTTTCGACCTCAGCACGTATGCTGACCATGCTTATGTGGACTGGGATTACCATCAGGAAACCCTGGAGGAAATAGATTTTACGGACAAGGGGCTGGACGAGGCCATGTTGTGGCTGCGGGCGCAGTTCAATATCCCCATCATGGTCAATAAAGATGAACCCCCTTATGAGCATGGCCTGATTAAGGTGTCCGATACCGTGCATATTTATTATTTTAAATGCCATCATCTGGCTTCCGACGGCTACGGGATCACTTCACAATACCGGTACATAGCAGATAAATACCGCGCGCTTAAATACGGGACCGGTGAAACATTTAAGTTTGCTTCCTATGTGGAGGAATGTGCGAAGGCTGCGGCGGAATATAACACACCGGCGTATCATCAGGACGGAGCATACTGGAAAAATAAAATTCCACAGAAACCGGTACCGCTCTTTCAAAAGAAACCACAGTATGTTGGCGTGGACGACAAAAGAAGCGAAACACAGACCATTGAAATCCCTGAGGAGACACGTCGCTTTCTGGAAGTGTTGCAGGAAAAAACAAAGTCCAGCCTGCAACAGCTTACCACTGCCGCTTTCATTATCTACTATTCGAGAATATACGGACGTTCGGAATATCATTTTGGGATGCCGCTGCACAAACGCAGAAACAAACAGTTGCGCGGTATCGCCGGTATGTTTACGGGCATTATTCCTTTCAAGGGCATTTATGAGCCCGGTATGCTGCTGTCAGAGCTGGTCCGTCAGATATCTGCTTCACAGCGGGAGGATTACCGGTACCAGAATTATTTGCTGGGGGACCTTGCCCGGCAGCTACGGGTAAATCCCGCAGAAGATTACCTGCTGGAAGTGATCATCAACAATGCCACCATTACCTGCGAGCTGGATTTTGGAGAAGGGATGGAAGCCACTACCTATGGCGTTACCAGCGGATATATGCCTTTCCCGCTGGAGCTGGGATGGTACGATTATGGCCGTCTGCAACCTATACAACTGCGGATGGACTACCAGTTGCAATATTTCAACGCAGAAGAAATCCGTCTGCTACGGGAACGCATACTGTATATCCTGATGCAGTTCGCCGATAAACTGGACAGCAGCATCGATGATATTGATATTCTTCCTGCCGCGGAAAAAGCATTACTGGACAGTTTCAACCTCACAGACCAGCCGGGTGATGAAAATACTTCCCTGATCACCTTGCTGGCAGAGCAGGCAGAGCGGGCCCCGGACGCGATAGCCCTCCTGTATGAGGGCACCAAGGTTACTTACCGGGCGCTGGACAAACGTTCCAATCAGCTTGCTCATTATCTGCAACGAAGAGGCGTGAAAGCCGATAAACTGGTGCCGGTATGCATCGAGCGTTCGGTGAACATGCTGGTGGCCATTCTGGGTATTCTGAAGGCTGGCGCGGCTTACGTTCCTATCGACCCGGAATATCCGGAGGAGAGGATCCGTTACCTGCTGGAAGATACCGGCGCCTATGTGATGATCAGCAGCAGCTACGGCCGCAGAAATATTCCAAAAGATATAGCCGTCAGCGTTATCCTGGCCGACCATGTTCCGGATGTCTTTACCAATGAACCGGTACAAGCCACAGGGCATATCCCGGCACCGGGCGACCTGGCCTATATGATTTATACCTCCGGTTCCACAGGCCTGCCAAAGGGCGTAATGGTGGAACATAAAGGAATGCTCAATCACCTGTTGGCCAAAATAACGGAGCTCAATATTCATCAGTATTCAACCATCGCATTTACGGCTCCCTATACCTTCGATATTTCTGTATGGCAGATGCTGGCGGCGCTGGTCTGTGGCGGAACTACGGTTATCTACCCGGACCACCTGATTTACAATCCGGCTGCTTTCATCCGCGCAGTGGACCATCATCATGTGACGGTACTGGAATTGGTGCCTTCCTATCTTGCCGCGGTGCTGAAAGAAAATACCGGTGCTACCCTGAAGCACCTGGAATACCTGCTGGTAACCGGTGAAGCGGTGAATGGCCACCTGTTGCAACAGTGGTTCAGCCATCCGGAGTACAGCCGTATTCCGGTTGTTAACGCCTACGGCCCTACAGAAGCCTCTGACGATATCTGCCATCATTTTATGCATGAAGCGCCTGCCGGCGCCAATGTACCGTTGGGCAAGCCTATTCGTAATACGAGGATACATATACTGGGACCCTCGCTGCATCGTTTGCCCATAGGGGTGCCAGGTGAAGTAGCCGTTTCCGGCTGGGGCATCGCCCGCGGATATCTCAACCGGCAGGACCTTACAACAGAAAAATTTATTGCCAATCCGTTTGATAATGGCGATCATGCCCGGTTATACCGCACAGGTGATTTAGGCAGATGGCTGCCTGACGGCACCATTGAATATTTCGGCCGTATAGACGACCAGGTAAAAATCCGGGGTTATCGTATCGAGCTGGGAGAGATAGAAAACGTGTTGCTGCATTGTCCGCTGGTGAGCGATGCCGTGGTGGTCAAAACAGACGGGGACAATACCCGCCTCATTGGTTATGTGGTGCCCGCAGCAACTTTCGATAAAGATGCTATTCTGCAATATCTGCAGGGCCGGCTGCCGGAATATATGGTGCCTTCATTGCTGATACCCCTGGATGAAATACCCCTGACCGCAAACGGTAAAAAGGACCGGAAAGCATTGCCTGCGCCTGATGGCGAAGCATTACAGGCGCCGGAGTATGTTGCCCCCCGCAACGAAACAGAAAGGAAGATAGCCGATATCTGTGCCGGCCTGCTCGAAATCCAACAGATAGGCATATACGATAAGCTGCCGGAGCTGGGTATGCATTCTCTTCTCATGATGCGTGTGGCGGCGTCTTTACAGGCTCAATTCGGTATAACCGTCACCGTGAGAGAACTGTTCAGCCTTCATACCGTGGCTGCTCTCGCTCAAACGCTGGAAGACCGTACCACACGAAGCCAGCCCAAAAAGGAAAAGAGAATCGTATTGTGA